GGAAACCATTATGTCAAATACATTCTGGAAAATCTCTTTGTAAGATCTTTAGGAGGTCTTCGGCGCATCAGTTCGGTCAATGCATGGGCGGTAATCGAAGCTCAGCTACCAATACCATTTTTAGAGGTCCTTAAAGGACAACAAATTCATAATCTATTAATATCAAAGTAAATGACAGCTTTATTTATTGTAGCACTACTGGTTTTTGCATATATCTGTTATGTACTTCTAAAGCCA
The DNA window shown above is from Sphingobacterium thalpophilum and carries:
- a CDS encoding potassium-transporting ATPase subunit F, producing the protein MTALFIVALLVFAYICYVLLKPEKF